In a single window of the Ciconia boyciana chromosome 7, ASM3463844v1, whole genome shotgun sequence genome:
- the INSL5 gene encoding insulin-like peptide INSL5, producing the protein MRGFQQNSPPRPRRSLLPCQHPTSKHGTCRMRGTVLALALLALLIAALEGKGEGNTVKLCGRDFVRAIVFTCGGSRWKRHLTDYHYLFESDNPLPFSQENNAYADSLAYADQRLETDSEDIDNVEPETERDLQRTRKMSMLKKREVAKLLTTSCCSIGCSERDISSLC; encoded by the exons ATGAGAGGATTTCAGCAGAACTCCCCACCTCGGCCTCGCAGATCCCTTCTGCCCTGCCAACACCCCACCTCGAAGCACGGCACCTGCAGAATGAGGGGTACGGTGCTGGCGCTGGCCTTGCTCGCCCTCCTGATTGCAGCACTTGAAGGAAAAGGTGAAGGAAACACCGTGAAGCTCTGCGGGAGAGACTTTGTCAGAGCCATCGTCTTCACCTGCGGCGGCTCTCGGTGGAAAAGGCATTTGACTGATTACCACTACCTGTTTG AGAGTGACAATCCCCTGCCTTTCTCACAAGAGAACAACGCTTATGCCGACTCCTTGGCATATGCAGACCAGAGGCTGGAGACCGACAGCGAAGACATCGACAACGTTGAGCCTGAGACAGAGCGAGATTTACAACGCACCAGGAAAATGTCTATGCTAAAAAAGCGCGAAGTAGCCAAGTTGCTTACCACATCCTGCTGCAGCATCGGCTGCAGCGAGAGAGATATCAGCTCCCTGTGCTAA
- the DYNLT5 gene encoding dynein light chain Tctex-type 5: protein MHGGAAGSDPRSGPPRRFPVAAVDDILKDVVGSYLREQPYEPARCRDMAKDIAEVIKARVKDLMIPRYKIVVVTHIGQLNEQSMQIGSRCLWDPASDTFSSYVFKNTSLFALANVYAVYFE from the exons ATGCATGGCGGCGCGGCCGGTAGCGACCCCCGTTCGG GCCCTCCCAGGCGTTTCCCGGTGGCGGCGGTGGATGATATCCTCAAGGATGTGGTGGGGAGCTACCTGAGGGAGCAGCCCTACGAGCCGGCCCGGTGCAGGGACATGGCGAAGGACATCGCTGAG gTTATTAAAGCTCGGGTAAAAGACCTTATGATACCGAGGTACAAGATTGTCGTGGTGACACATATTGGGCAGCTGAATGAGCAGAGCATGCAAATTGGAAGCAGGTGCCTGTGGGACCCTGCGAGTGATACGTTTTCGTCATATGTGTTCAAGAACACTTCGCTGTTTGCTCTTGCAAATGTCTACGCTGTCTATTTTGAATAA